From Klebsiella electrica, the proteins below share one genomic window:
- the hmsP gene encoding biofilm formation regulator HmsP — MRVSRSLTIKQMAMVAGVSMAFVLVFCSILLFHFVQQSRFITATQLESIARSVREPLSAAILKADIPEAEAILGRIQPAGIVSRADVVLPNQFQALRMRFIPERPVPVMVTRIFELPVQISLPVYSLERPANPQPIAYLVLQADSWQTYKFVMSVLSTLVTAYFLLVLVLTVAITWCINRLIVRPLRKLARELDDVAPQDRLGHQLTLPRLHHDDEIGLLVRSYNRNQQTLLRQHDELTLQSTRFPVSELPNKAFLMALLEQTVARPQSAALLVIACETLQDTAGVLKETQREILLLTLVEKLRGIIPSRMVLAQISGYDFAILAHGMSEPWHAVTLSKQVLTVINERLPLQGIQLRPCASVGIAMFNGELSAEQLYRRAFSAATAARHKGKNQIEFFDPAQMEKAQRRLMEEHDILTALDNHQFAIWLQPQVDAASGEVCGAEVLLRQRQPDGSWLLPADLTERIEACGLMVPVGYWVMEEACRQLAAWQSLGIMLPLSVNVSLLQLLHHDRGTGMLTLLDRYRIAPGTLVLEMTESRHLDDPQTVAALLRPLHEAGVRIALDDFGMGYAGLRQLQHMQSLPVDILKIDKAFIDMLPEDTRMVPAIIQLARGLNLRIVAQGVEKAPQYHWLQAAGVDVVQGGLFGCALSQESFMTQFLRGKDEAGASL, encoded by the coding sequence TTGCGCGTCAGCCGCTCACTTACAATTAAACAGATGGCGATGGTCGCGGGCGTGTCCATGGCGTTTGTATTGGTGTTTTGTTCTATTTTGCTGTTTCACTTTGTGCAACAGAGTCGCTTCATTACGGCCACGCAATTAGAAAGTATCGCTCGTTCCGTTCGCGAACCCCTGTCGGCGGCTATCCTGAAAGCGGATATCCCCGAGGCGGAAGCCATTCTGGGGCGTATTCAGCCTGCTGGTATTGTCAGCCGGGCCGATGTGGTGTTGCCCAACCAATTTCAGGCGCTGCGGATGCGTTTTATTCCGGAGCGTCCGGTACCGGTGATGGTCACCCGCATTTTCGAGCTCCCGGTACAGATCTCGCTGCCGGTTTACTCGCTGGAAAGGCCCGCCAACCCGCAGCCGATCGCCTATCTGGTGCTGCAGGCGGACTCCTGGCAGACCTACAAATTCGTCATGAGCGTACTTTCTACGTTAGTGACTGCTTACTTCTTGCTGGTGCTTGTTCTGACGGTGGCTATCACATGGTGTATCAACCGTCTGATCGTCCGCCCGTTGCGCAAGCTGGCTCGTGAGCTCGATGACGTCGCCCCGCAGGACCGGCTCGGGCACCAGCTGACGCTGCCGCGTCTGCACCATGATGATGAAATTGGCCTGCTGGTGCGCAGTTATAACCGGAATCAGCAGACCCTGCTGCGCCAGCACGATGAACTGACGTTACAGTCCACCCGCTTCCCGGTATCCGAGCTGCCGAATAAGGCCTTTTTGATGGCTCTGCTGGAGCAAACCGTCGCCCGGCCGCAAAGTGCGGCGTTGCTGGTTATCGCCTGCGAAACATTGCAGGATACCGCGGGGGTGCTGAAAGAGACCCAGCGCGAGATCCTGCTGCTGACGCTGGTGGAGAAGCTGCGGGGGATTATCCCGTCGCGGATGGTGCTGGCCCAGATTAGCGGCTATGACTTCGCGATTCTGGCCCACGGGATGAGCGAGCCGTGGCACGCGGTGACATTAAGTAAGCAAGTGCTCACTGTCATAAATGAACGGCTGCCGTTGCAGGGGATCCAGCTGCGCCCCTGCGCCAGCGTGGGTATTGCGATGTTTAACGGCGAGCTGAGTGCGGAACAGCTCTATCGCCGGGCATTTTCTGCCGCCACCGCCGCGCGGCACAAAGGTAAAAACCAGATTGAATTCTTCGATCCGGCCCAGATGGAAAAAGCCCAGCGTCGGCTGATGGAAGAACACGACATCCTCACCGCGCTGGATAATCATCAGTTCGCAATCTGGCTCCAGCCGCAGGTTGATGCCGCCAGCGGCGAGGTCTGCGGCGCGGAAGTGCTGCTGCGGCAACGCCAGCCTGACGGTAGCTGGTTGCTCCCTGCGGATCTGACTGAACGCATTGAAGCCTGCGGGCTGATGGTGCCGGTGGGTTACTGGGTGATGGAAGAAGCCTGTCGTCAGCTGGCCGCATGGCAAAGCCTGGGCATCATGTTGCCGCTGTCGGTGAACGTTTCGCTGCTGCAGTTGCTGCACCACGATCGCGGCACCGGGATGCTGACGTTACTCGATCGCTATCGCATCGCGCCTGGGACGCTGGTGCTGGAGATGACGGAAAGCCGCCATCTGGACGACCCGCAGACGGTGGCGGCGCTGCTGCGTCCGCTGCATGAGGCCGGCGTGCGGATCGCGCTGGATGATTTTGGCATGGGTTACGCCGGTCTGCGTCAGCTCCAGCATATGCAATCGCTGCCGGTCGATATTCTGAAAATCGATAAAGCGTTTATTGATATGTTGCCCGAGGATACCCGCATGGTTCCGGCGATTATCCAGCTGGCGCGCGGTCTTAATCTGCGCATCGTGGCGCAAGGGGTCGAAAAGGCGCCGCAGTATCACTGGTTGCAGGCGGCCGGCGTGGATGTCGTCCAGGGGGGCCTGTTTGGTTGCGCCTTGTCGCAGGAATCCTTTATGACGCAGTTCCTGCGAGGCAAGGATGAAGCGGGTGCAAGCTTGTAA
- a CDS encoding dicarboxylate/amino acid:cation symporter, translated as MKTSLFKSLYVQVLSAIAIGILLGHFYPELGAQMKPLGDAFVKLIKMVIAPVIFCTVVTGIAGMESMKAVGRTGAVALLYFEVVSTIALIIGLIIVNVVQPGAGMNVDPATLDAKAVAIYAEQAKDQGIVAFLLDIIPGSVIGAFASGNILQVLMFAVLFGFALHRLGSKGQLIFNVIESFSQVIFGIINMIMRLAPIGAFGAMAFTIGKYGVGTLVQLGQLIVCFYITCILFVVVVLGSIARVTGFSIFKFIRYIREELLIVLGTSSSESALPRMLDKMEKLGCRKSVVGLVIPTGYSFNLDGTSIYLTMAAVFIAQATNSHMDIFHQITLLVVLLLSSKGAAGVTGSGFIVLAATISAVGHLPVAGLALILGIDRFMSEARALTNLVGNGVATIVVAKWVKELDSKQLDDVLNNREPANKSHELSS; from the coding sequence ATGAAAACCTCTCTCTTCAAAAGCCTCTATGTGCAGGTTTTGTCGGCCATTGCGATCGGTATTCTGCTGGGCCATTTCTACCCGGAACTGGGCGCGCAGATGAAACCTCTCGGCGATGCCTTCGTTAAACTGATAAAAATGGTTATCGCGCCGGTTATTTTCTGTACGGTTGTGACCGGCATTGCCGGGATGGAAAGTATGAAAGCCGTCGGTCGTACCGGGGCGGTAGCGCTACTCTATTTCGAAGTGGTCAGTACCATTGCGCTGATTATCGGCCTGATTATCGTTAACGTGGTGCAACCCGGCGCTGGCATGAACGTCGATCCGGCGACCCTCGATGCGAAGGCCGTGGCGATCTACGCCGAGCAGGCAAAAGATCAGGGCATTGTCGCCTTCCTGCTGGATATTATCCCCGGCAGCGTGATTGGCGCTTTCGCCAGCGGTAATATCCTGCAGGTGCTGATGTTTGCCGTGCTGTTCGGTTTTGCGCTGCATCGCCTCGGCAGCAAAGGCCAGCTCATTTTTAACGTCATCGAAAGTTTCTCACAGGTGATCTTCGGCATCATCAACATGATTATGCGCCTTGCGCCAATCGGTGCTTTCGGGGCCATGGCCTTCACCATCGGGAAATACGGTGTCGGCACCCTGGTGCAACTGGGTCAGCTGATCGTCTGTTTCTATATCACCTGTATCCTGTTCGTGGTGGTGGTACTGGGTTCTATCGCCCGGGTGACCGGGTTCAGCATTTTCAAGTTCATCCGCTACATCCGTGAAGAGCTGCTGATTGTTCTTGGCACCTCTTCGTCCGAATCGGCGCTGCCGCGTATGCTGGACAAAATGGAGAAGCTGGGCTGTCGTAAATCGGTCGTGGGGTTGGTCATTCCAACCGGCTACTCCTTTAACCTTGACGGCACCTCGATCTATCTGACGATGGCGGCGGTCTTTATCGCTCAGGCGACGAACAGCCATATGGATATTTTCCACCAGATTACCCTGCTGGTTGTGCTGCTGCTCTCCTCAAAAGGAGCGGCGGGGGTAACGGGAAGCGGCTTTATCGTTCTGGCGGCAACGATTTCTGCGGTCGGGCATTTGCCGGTTGCCGGGCTGGCGCTCATCCTCGGGATTGACCGCTTTATGTCAGAAGCCCGCGCATTGACCAACCTGGTGGGCAACGGCGTGGCGACTATCGTGGTGGCAAAATGGGTGAAAGAGCTGGACAGCAAGCAGCTGGACGATGTCCTGAATAACCGCGAGCCAGCCAACAAATCGCACGAATTATCCTCTTAA
- a CDS encoding M16 family metallopeptidase has product MQGTKIRLLTGGLLMMAAAGYVQAEALQPDPAWQQGTLANGLQWQVLATPQRPSDRIEVRLFVNIGSLSESTQQSGFSHFIPRLALTQSGSLPTMQARSLWQQSIDPNRPMPPAIVSYNYTMFNLSLPNNRNDLLKEALNWLSDTSGKLVVTPESVNHALLGEDMVATWPLDTKDGWWRYRLKGSTMLGHDPGAALKKPVDIAQLKAFYQKWYTPDAMTLIVVGNVDSRGVAEQINKTFGELKGKRETPAAVPTLAPLPTRPVSIMTRTVRQDKLSIMWDSPWQPIRDSVALQRYWRDDLAREALFWHVQQSLSRSNAKDVNLGFDCRVLYQRAQCAINIESPGNKLNANLTTVSRELAKVRDNGLPEEEFDALIAQKSLELQKLFATYARTDTDILISQRIRSLQNQVVDIAPEQYQKLRQEFLDSLTADMLNQYLRQQLSQDMALVLQQPQGEPEYNMKDLKATWERLMAPAPAAATSGGAAEARNDASDIPPAQ; this is encoded by the coding sequence ATGCAGGGCACAAAAATTCGACTGTTAACGGGTGGTTTGCTGATGATGGCAGCAGCCGGTTATGTGCAAGCAGAAGCGCTCCAGCCGGACCCGGCCTGGCAACAGGGGACTCTCGCTAATGGACTTCAGTGGCAGGTTTTAGCCACGCCGCAGCGCCCTAGCGATCGTATTGAAGTCCGTCTGTTCGTCAATATTGGCTCGCTGAGTGAAAGCACTCAGCAGAGCGGCTTTAGCCACTTTATCCCTCGTCTGGCGCTGACCCAGAGCGGCAGTCTGCCGACAATGCAGGCGCGTTCGCTATGGCAGCAAAGCATCGACCCCAACCGTCCGATGCCGCCCGCGATTGTCTCGTATAACTACACCATGTTTAATCTTAGCCTGCCGAATAACCGCAATGATCTGCTGAAAGAGGCGTTGAACTGGCTGTCGGATACCAGCGGCAAGCTGGTCGTGACGCCGGAATCGGTGAACCATGCCCTGCTGGGGGAAGACATGGTGGCGACCTGGCCGCTGGACACCAAAGATGGCTGGTGGCGCTATCGTCTGAAAGGCTCCACGATGCTGGGCCATGATCCTGGCGCCGCGCTGAAAAAACCGGTCGATATCGCGCAGCTGAAGGCGTTCTACCAGAAATGGTATACCCCGGACGCCATGACGCTGATCGTGGTGGGTAATGTCGACAGCCGCGGCGTGGCAGAGCAGATCAACAAGACCTTCGGCGAGCTGAAAGGCAAACGCGAAACGCCGGCGGCGGTGCCGACGCTGGCGCCGCTCCCGACCAGGCCTGTGAGCATCATGACCAGGACGGTGCGTCAGGACAAGCTGTCGATCATGTGGGATTCCCCGTGGCAGCCGATTCGCGACTCGGTGGCCCTGCAGCGCTACTGGCGTGACGACCTGGCGCGCGAAGCGCTGTTCTGGCATGTGCAACAGAGCCTGAGCAGGAGCAACGCCAAAGACGTGAACCTCGGCTTTGATTGCCGGGTGCTGTATCAGCGCGCCCAGTGCGCCATTAATATTGAATCCCCGGGCAACAAACTCAACGCAAACCTGACCACCGTCTCCCGCGAGCTGGCGAAGGTACGTGATAACGGCTTGCCGGAAGAAGAGTTTGATGCGCTGATTGCGCAGAAAAGCCTGGAGCTGCAAAAGCTGTTTGCCACCTATGCGCGCACCGATACCGACATTCTGATTAGCCAGCGTATCCGTTCGTTGCAAAACCAGGTGGTGGATATCGCGCCGGAGCAGTATCAGAAGCTGCGTCAGGAGTTTCTGGACTCTCTGACCGCGGACATGCTGAACCAGTATCTGCGCCAGCAGCTGTCGCAGGATATGGCGCTGGTGCTGCAACAGCCGCAGGGTGAGCCGGAATACAATATGAAGGATCTGAAGGCGACATGGGAAAGGCTGATGGCGCCAGCTCCGGCTGCGGCAACCAGCGGCGGCGCGGCTGAAGCGCGTAACGACGCTTCGGATATTCCCCCAGCGCAGTAA
- the kdgK gene encoding 2-dehydro-3-deoxygluconokinase encodes MSKKIAVIGECMIELSEKNAAVNRGFGGDTLNTSVYIARQTDADALAVHYVTALGTDGFSQQMLDAWQQENVHTTLIQRMADRLPGLYYIETDDTGERTFYYWRNEAAAKFWLESEQADAICEELATFDYLYLSGISLAILSPASRNKLLTLLGACRANGGKVIFDNNYRPRLWASQQETRQVYQHMLACTDIAFLTLDDEDALWGEKPVEEVIARTHAAGVQEVVVKRGADSCLVAIAGQPLLEVPAVKLAKERVVDTTAAGDSFSAGYLAVRLTGGDAESAARRGHLTASTVIQYRGAIIPRDAMPQ; translated from the coding sequence ATGTCTAAAAAAATTGCCGTCATTGGCGAATGTATGATTGAGCTGTCAGAGAAAAACGCGGCGGTAAACCGCGGATTTGGCGGCGATACCTTAAACACTTCCGTCTATATTGCGCGTCAGACCGACGCCGACGCGCTCGCCGTCCACTACGTTACCGCGCTGGGTACGGATGGATTCAGCCAGCAGATGCTGGACGCCTGGCAGCAAGAGAACGTCCACACCACCCTGATTCAACGCATGGCCGATCGTTTACCCGGCCTGTACTACATCGAAACCGACGATACCGGCGAGCGCACGTTTTACTACTGGCGCAACGAGGCAGCGGCAAAATTCTGGCTGGAGAGCGAGCAGGCTGACGCAATCTGCGAAGAGCTGGCCACCTTTGACTATCTCTATCTCAGCGGAATCAGCCTGGCTATCCTCAGCCCGGCCAGCCGTAACAAGCTGCTGACGCTGCTGGGCGCATGCCGCGCCAACGGCGGGAAGGTCATTTTTGATAATAACTACCGTCCACGTCTGTGGGCCAGCCAGCAAGAGACCCGCCAGGTCTATCAACACATGCTGGCCTGCACCGATATCGCCTTCCTGACGCTGGATGACGAAGATGCGCTGTGGGGTGAAAAGCCGGTCGAGGAGGTAATTGCCCGTACTCATGCCGCAGGTGTGCAAGAGGTGGTGGTCAAGCGCGGCGCGGATTCATGCCTGGTGGCGATCGCCGGGCAGCCGCTGCTGGAGGTACCGGCCGTGAAGCTGGCAAAAGAGCGCGTAGTGGATACCACCGCGGCGGGCGATTCGTTTAGCGCCGGCTATCTGGCGGTGCGTCTGACCGGTGGCGATGCGGAGTCTGCCGCCAGACGCGGCCACCTGACGGCCAGCACGGTCATTCAGTATCGTGGGGCGATTATCCCGCGCGACGCGATGCCGCAGTAA